The DNA region GATCATGTTTTCAACGACAGTCAGCTCGCGCCCGCTAAAGCCGGTTTCGAGCAGCTCATCGAGTTCGTTGATCGCTGTCAACGCCTGTTCCGCCGCGGCTACGCTGGCGCGAACAAACTCATTCATCTGGTCTTGCATGCTTGCCGGGATAGTCATTTTGCGGCCCATGATAATGCCGGCAATGTCTTTGGCCCGGTTGGGGATGCGGTCCTGCATGGTCAGGAGTTCAAGTAGGTCGGTGCGGGGTACAGGGAGGAAAAGGCTTTTGGGGAGATGGAGGCGGAGTTGCTTTTTGATGTCATCAGCTTCGTGTTCATATTTGACAACCTGCTGCTGGATTTCCCCGGCAAGTACCCAATTACCATCGGTCACCGCCTCGAAAAACCCTACCAACTGGCCGGCAGCTTTGATCGCAACAGCCATATGCTCCTGCATAGGCTTAATCGGCGAACGGCCGAAGAGGTTGGATAAGTTAGCAAACGGCATGTGATATACCCCTTTGGTGAAAAGTGTGCGCAGTATAAAAACTTAGTTAGCAAAGGTCACTTGCTCTGTGAACTTTTTATGACAGCATGACGCGCGGTAGAGTGGGCTGTATGGGATAGGCCATGCAGATTCCTGGTGCAGGAGCCGCTACAATCCCGCTATGACCCCATGAATAACGATGGAATACCCCTAATGATGGTT from Cellvibrio japonicus Ueda107 includes:
- a CDS encoding TIGR00153 family protein, which encodes MPFANLSNLFGRSPIKPMQEHMAVAIKAAGQLVGFFEAVTDGNWVLAGEIQQQVVKYEHEADDIKKQLRLHLPKSLFLPVPRTDLLELLTMQDRIPNRAKDIAGIIMGRKMTIPASMQDQMNEFVRASVAAAEQALTAINELDELLETGFSGRELTVVENMIKELDKLEEKADHLEIGVRTSLFALEAQLPPVDVMFLYNIIDWVGDIANRAHDVGGRLQLLLAH